The nucleotide window CAAGGCCTTGCGTGGCCGGCCTTGGGCATCGAGGCCCACCAGTTCGGCGGCGCGGCGCACGCTGTCGCGGTAGACGCGGGTTGCCAGCAGGTCGCGAACCATCCATTCGTGCCAGGCGAGGGCGTCGATCTGCCCGCCGGATTCGGCCAGCAGGCGCCGTGCCCAGTCGATACCGCGCTTGTCGGCGGCATCGTCGGCGAACGGGCCATTGACGAAGCGCGAACTGGCGGGCATGGCAATGCGTATGCCGGCCCTGGCGTTGGCCGGGTCGCTGCGCACCTGCCGGGCCATGCTGTTGAAGATCGCCTGATAGTTGGCGTAGCTCGGGTAATTGAGGTTCGGCTCGTCGGCGAACGCGATGTAGTGGACGCCCTTGCCGCCGAGGGCGCGGGTCGCGGCGAGCCAGGCGTCGAGGCCGGCGTTGCTCTGGGGGTCGGCTCGCAGATCGGCCTGGCGCTGGCTGCCGGCCAACAGCGTGATGTCCTGCGTGATACCGAAGCGGTTCTGATAAAGCTGGCGGAACGCATCTTCGTGGTGCGGATTCTGCGCGGTGACGTCGACGAAACTGTAATAGGAGCCCGCCTGGGGTTTGAGGGCGTCGAGCGCCGCGAAACTGGATTGCGGCGGCAGTACGTAGGGCAAGTAAATGCCCAGATTCGGGGTCGGGCCGAGCGTCTCTTTATGCAAGGTCAGCCGGGTCTGGCCATCGTCCTCGCGCAGCGGCTTGAGTTGTTGCGGGTTCTGGGCGAACAGGTTTGCCGTGCCATCGAGCCAGAACGCGACCTTGCCGCTGCCTTGCAGGCGCAGGCGCCAGACTTGTTCGTCCTGAGTGACGGGCAGTTCAAGCTGATCGAATTGCCAATAGGCGCGATAGGGTTTCAGCGCCAGCGTCACTTGTTTGTTATCGCCCACACGCTGGGCCAGCAGGGCACCGACACCACCGTGAAACTTGCCGGCCAGCACCGCGTGTTCCCCCGGTGCGACTTTGAAATACAGTTCATCGCCGCCACGGGTTTCGGCGCTGAAATGCACCTTGGCCGGGGCGAACAACGCCACGGTGCGTTCGTCGTGTTCGACCGTGTAGCGGCGGAAGCTGTAGCCCGGAATTTCCAGTCGATAACTGGCGGCACCGGGCGCCAACGGCCAGCTCTGTCTGCCTTGGGTTTCACTGGCGGCGATCAGGCGATCACCTTTCAGGTTGCCGTTGCCGTCGAGCAGGTACAGGTGTTCTTCGTTGGCATCCGCCTGCCACGCCGGGACCCAGCGAATGGTCAGCGTGTCGGGGCGGTCCGCTTGCAGGTACAGGCTGCCGTCGCGAATGTCGGCCCAGCGCATCGGCGCCGCCTGGGCGCTCAAACCGAGGCCCAGGCTCAACAGCAGCACGAGGCGTTTCATGCCGATTTCCGTTGCAGCATCTGAAGCATCGGTGCCACATCGCTGGGCAGGATGATCAGGGTTTGCCAGACCGGTACGCCGCTCAACCGGCAGTACATCACCAGCAGCGCGACGGTCACGGCCAGGTAGGCGATGGACGATGCCGCTGCGGCGCCGACGATGCCATACATCGGGATCAGCAGCAGGTTCAGGGCCAGGTTCAGCAACGCGCCGAGACCCATCAACAGCGAAATCGTGCCGGGGCGATTTTTACCCAGCAAGTCCAGGCGCAGGATGCTCGCATAGCAAAGGCCGAGCAGCCCCGGCAGCAGCGCCAGTAACGCTGGGTAGGCCGGCTGATAGGCAATGCCGAACAGCGTGACGATCAGCCATTCACCGATCACCGCCATGGTCAGGCAGGCGCCGAGCATCACCGTGGCGGTCAGGCGCAGGGCCAACGGCGTCAGGCGATCCATGCCTTCGTCCTGTTGCAGCAGGCGTTTCATCAGCGGCGTGGTCACCGCCTCCGGGACGATCAGCAACAGCTCGGCGGCAGCGCTGGCCATGGCGTAATGACCCAACGCGGTGCTGCCGAGCAGGGCGCCGATGAACAGGTAATCGGAGCGCAGAATCACTTGCTGGAACAACAGGTCCGGATGGCTGCGGGCGCTGTAGCGCAACAGTTCTTTCTGGCTGGCGCGGTCCCATTGCAACGTCAAGGGTTGCGCACGTTTGAGCCAGACCCAACCGGCCAGCACCACCAGGCTGATGCCGGCCAGCCAACTGATCAGCGCCGCTTCCAGCGCGGCGTCTTTCCACATCCAGAACAAGGCGATAAACAGCAACAGGGGCGCCAGGGATTCCACCAGCCGCAAGGCATTGAACGCCACCACACCGCCCGACGCGTTGTGCAAGGTCAGCAGGCCGCTCTTGAGTACAGTCAGCGGCACCGCCAGCAGCAACAGCCAGGCGAGCAGTCCCAGTTGCGTGGTGATGTCGAGTTCGCTGCCGAACTCCCGCACCAGCGCCACCACCAGCAACGTCAGCAAACCCGCCAGCAGGCAACCGAACACCAGCACCTGGCTCAGCAGCAAACCCATGGGCCGTTGCTTGGCCGCCTGATACCCCACCGCCGAATTCAGCCCGCCGCTGGTGGCGGCGCTGATCAAATCGGGCAGGGTACTGAGTAGCGCAAACAGGCCGCGTTCGCTGGGGCCCAGAATCCGCGCCAGCAACACATTGCGCAGCAGCCGCAGGCCGATCATCGCCAGTTTGGTGCCCATGCTCAGGGCCAGGTGTTTGAGGTAGTGGCTGCGACTCATGGCCGGGCTCCGCGGTAGATGCGCCACGACAGCAATTCCGGATTGCGCGCCGTGCGCTGGCTGATGCCGATCCGTGGCAAGGCCAATGGGTCGTCGACGCCACGATAAATCCCGGTGGCGGTGCCCAGGGCAAACGGGAAGTCGTGTTCGGCCACATGTTCGCGCACCCGCGCATCGTGGTCGCCGTTGGGGTAGCAGTAGACCGGCAGCGGCCGGTTGCAGCCTTTCAAAAGTGCATTGCGGCTGCGGCTCAGTTCTTCATCCAGGTGTTGATCGTCAAGGCCGGTGAGGATCGCGTGGCTGGCGCCGTGAGGGCCGAAGCGAATCAACCCGCTGGCTTCCAGCACGCGCACTTGATGCCAGTCCAGCGCCTGGGGCAACGACTCTTCGGGGCATTGATCGGTGAGCCGGCTCAGTTCGCCCGGTGGCAGACTTTTCAGGCTTTGCAGAAAATGCAAAAGCGCCAGGCTACGACGCTGTACATCCAGATCATCGAGCAGCACCGGTAGCGGTCGCCCGACCTGTCGCAGGCATTCAATCAAGTGTGTCCGGGCTTTTTCGCCGTGGCTGTGCCACAGGGTTTCCCCCAGGCTTTCCCACCAGAAGCGTTGCCGGCTGCCGATGAAGTCGGTGGAGAGAAAAATGCTCGCCGGCATCTGATGCTTTTTCAGCAACGGGAAGGCATTCAGTGCGTTGTCGCGCCAGCCATCGTCGAAGGTCAGCGCGACTTTGGGCCGCTCCGACCTGAAGGTGTCGGGTTGCAAGATCTCCATCAATGGCACGCAATCGAAGTGTTTCTTCAACCAGAGCAGCAGATGGGCAAAGGCCTTCGGCCCGACGCACAGTTCATTGCGATGGGGCAGGTCGGCGGCGCGGTCATTGGCCAGCACCCGGTGCAGCATCAGGATCACCCCGGCACCTTGCAGTTGGTGACGGCCTACCGGCGAGTTGAGATAAAGCCAGCCACTGGTGCGTTTTAATAATTGTCTGATCGCCATGGCGCGGTCCTGTCAACGATTTTGCTCGGGGTTCCACTGCGCGTACCGCTGGCCACGCAGGAACTGCCACAGACCGATACTCATCCCGGCAAGGGTCACCAGAAAGAACGCGGCGAGGCGAAAGGGTTTGGGCAAACGGTGTTGCACATCCAACAGGCCGGCGATGGCCACCACATAACCGAGCAGTTGCGCGATCAGGCTCAGGCGATAGAAGCCATGGACATTCCACAGCCAGCAATTGCTCAGCAACAACGGCAGCAACAGGACTGGTGCCAGGCGTCGAATCAGTTTGTGGCTGATCAGCGCAATCGCATACAGGCCATGGCGCCAGGGGTTCAACAGTTCCCGGCGCTGGGCCAGGCTTTGCAGGCCGCCGACGGTGACGCGCTGGCGACGACGCCATTGCTTGGCGATTTCGTCGACGCCTTGATCGCTCACTTGTGCTTCGGGCACATAGACGATGCGTTTGAACGCCACCGGCGCGCAGGTACTGATAAAGAAATCATCGTTGACCTCCGCCGGCACGTTCTGGAACAACTCGCGGCGCAGGGCGAGCAGGGCGCCGTCGGCGGAGACCATGCAGCCGGTGCGATTTTCCATCTTGCGCAACCAGCCTTCGTAATGCCGATAAAGGCTGTCGCCCAGGCTCAGGCCCTTGCCCGGCACCGGGATCAGCATGTGCCCGGCACAGGCCCCGACCTCAGGATCGGCCAGGGGCGCGAGCAACTGGCCGAGGGTGTCGGTCGACCATTGGTTGTCGGCATCGGTGAACACCAGAATCTCGCCCGTGCTCAGGGCGACGCCGGCATTCAAGGTGGCCGCCTTGCCCTGACGGGGCAGGTCGAGCACGCTGATGCGCGGGTCAATGACCTTGTGGGCGCAGGCCACGGTATCGTCCGTGGAGCCATCGCTGGC belongs to Pseudomonas sp. B21-015 and includes:
- a CDS encoding lipopolysaccharide biosynthesis protein; the encoded protein is MSRSHYLKHLALSMGTKLAMIGLRLLRNVLLARILGPSERGLFALLSTLPDLISAATSGGLNSAVGYQAAKQRPMGLLLSQVLVFGCLLAGLLTLLVVALVREFGSELDITTQLGLLAWLLLLAVPLTVLKSGLLTLHNASGGVVAFNALRLVESLAPLLLFIALFWMWKDAALEAALISWLAGISLVVLAGWVWLKRAQPLTLQWDRASQKELLRYSARSHPDLLFQQVILRSDYLFIGALLGSTALGHYAMASAAAELLLIVPEAVTTPLMKRLLQQDEGMDRLTPLALRLTATVMLGACLTMAVIGEWLIVTLFGIAYQPAYPALLALLPGLLGLCYASILRLDLLGKNRPGTISLLMGLGALLNLALNLLLIPMYGIVGAAAASSIAYLAVTVALLVMYCRLSGVPVWQTLIILPSDVAPMLQMLQRKSA
- a CDS encoding polysaccharide deacetylase family protein; this translates as MAIRQLLKRTSGWLYLNSPVGRHQLQGAGVILMLHRVLANDRAADLPHRNELCVGPKAFAHLLLWLKKHFDCVPLMEILQPDTFRSERPKVALTFDDGWRDNALNAFPLLKKHQMPASIFLSTDFIGSRQRFWWESLGETLWHSHGEKARTHLIECLRQVGRPLPVLLDDLDVQRRSLALLHFLQSLKSLPPGELSRLTDQCPEESLPQALDWHQVRVLEASGLIRFGPHGASHAILTGLDDQHLDEELSRSRNALLKGCNRPLPVYCYPNGDHDARVREHVAEHDFPFALGTATGIYRGVDDPLALPRIGISQRTARNPELLSWRIYRGARP
- a CDS encoding glycosyltransferase family 2 protein codes for the protein MAEFIFWLCLLLPVYAWLGYPLLLTLIAPLFPARRHVSAPPMNVSIIIAAHNEARHIEDKLRTLLAQDYQAHSLQIILASDGSTDDTVACAHKVIDPRISVLDLPRQGKAATLNAGVALSTGEILVFTDADNQWSTDTLGQLLAPLADPEVGACAGHMLIPVPGKGLSLGDSLYRHYEGWLRKMENRTGCMVSADGALLALRRELFQNVPAEVNDDFFISTCAPVAFKRIVYVPEAQVSDQGVDEIAKQWRRRQRVTVGGLQSLAQRRELLNPWRHGLYAIALISHKLIRRLAPVLLLPLLLSNCWLWNVHGFYRLSLIAQLLGYVVAIAGLLDVQHRLPKPFRLAAFFLVTLAGMSIGLWQFLRGQRYAQWNPEQNR